One stretch of Armigeres subalbatus isolate Guangzhou_Male chromosome 2, GZ_Asu_2, whole genome shotgun sequence DNA includes these proteins:
- the LOC134216940 gene encoding WD repeat domain-containing protein 83: protein MELVQKNIIDCNQGAVRAIRYNVDGSYCLTCGSDKKIKLWNPFSGLLLKTYGGHAGEVMDAAGSCDSGFIISVSADKSVIYWDVTTGLPVRRLRGHAGTVKCVKFNEDSSVAVSGSTDNTVMCWDVRTRKLDPIQIMREAKDCVTSLVVTEHKIVASSLDGSIRQYDLRAGELTCDTIGVPITHVVQTSDGQCLLAACLDSTIRLIDTDSGELLSEYKGHRTEDYHIECGVIKSDSQIISGSAEGCAVIWDLLEGSEVRRMQMGSGGVIHSLAPHPTGNDIMFARRRQVELWGLPSDEGEDEVLLIKINSNFFV, encoded by the exons atGGAGCTagttcagaaaaatataatcGACTGCAATCAAGGGGCAGTCCGTGCCATACGATACAATG TTGATGGATCCTACTGCCTGACCTGTGGCTCGGATAAGAAGATTAAACTGTGGAACCCCTTCTCCGGATTGCTGCTCAAAACCTACGGAGGCCATGCGGGAGAGGTAATGGATGCCGCTGGAAGCTGCGATAGCGGTTTCATTATATCCGTCTCGGCTGACAAAAGTGTCATCTATTGGGACGTTACAACGGGTTTACCAGTGCGGCGGTTGCGAGGCCACGCCGGTACGGTAAAATGTGTAAAATTCAACGAAGACTCCTCGGTGGCCGTGTCCGGGTCCACCGACAACACGGTCATGTGTTGGGATGTGCGGACACGCAAGCTAGATCCAATCCAGATTATGCGAGAAGCAAAGGATTGTGTGACCTCGCTGGTCGTCACGGAGCATAAAATTGTGGCGAGTTCGCTGGACGGATCTATTCGGCAGTACGACCTCAGAGCCGGAGAGTTAACCTGCGACACGATTGGAGTGCCCATAACGCATGTGGTGCAAACTAGCGACGGCCAGTGCTTGCTCGCTGCATGTCTGGATAGTACGATCCGGTTGATCGATACCGATagcggagagctgctgtcagaGTACAAAGGTCACCGCACGGAAGACTATCACATCGAGTGTGGAGTCATCAAAAGCGATTCGCAAATTATTTCCGGTTCGGCGGAAGGTTGTGCCGTTATATGGGATCTACTGGAAGGCAGCGAAGTTCGCCGCATGCAGATGGGCTCAGGGGGTGTGATTCACTCGTTGGCACCGCATCCAACAGGGAATGACATCATGTTCGCCAGACGGAGGCAGGTTGAGTTGTGGGGACTGCCGTCTGATGAGGGAGAAGATGAAGTTTTACTCATTAAAATTAATTCTAACTTCTTTGTTTGA
- the LOC134216941 gene encoding menin, whose product MPEFCDDVIKLFPLRTIPDVLRLFRQQLTNRVEEPDLTLLSIVTGLIEHSLTTKVLESSGPAPAQHGGPGGGNQQPHIEVISNFPVIRYDAVEGLYKKFKNVLAPIEKLLVKNTMDSKFASREIIKKVSDIIWNSLLRSSYKDRAHLQSLYSYLCGSKLDCFGVAFAVVAGCQMLGYRDVHLAISEDHVWVVFGKTGDETIEVTWHGKGAEDKRGQSVAAGVESQTWLYVAGNPVVCNRFMEVAAIVSAINPSLTATSACLEVAEMQQQLLWQLYEMGHLKKYPMALGCLGELEEVSPTTGRKSCEELYNDSVRSAQIYYKNHHVYPYTYQGGFYYRRNKYREAFASWADSSDVIRLYNYSRDDEEIYKEFLDIANELIPQVMKLESSGHSARSILRDSHCFANLLRFYDGICMWEEGSLTPILHIGWAKPLVATIAKFDHDIRSQVIIKCSDESPRDFHTNGNQHEGEVDKTVTKNGGRQVVNNNNNVIIKTDVNVENGKPDEKTSLPKSLEALVGKCGEKLLNPDFLLQGGGQPFTSEDSETASGVQNNGSVRNGKKDKSCEKKEATVKKEVKVEPKRESLQLVDSEDGGPKRPLITLYSQKMKGLKDLLLAEKLNTNAISLQITAQSQVQVGGKKSRSQSGAQSGGQQENETNTRSKRARRE is encoded by the exons ATGCCGGAGTTTTGTGACGATGTAATCAAGCTGTTCCCGCTGCGAACCATCCCGGATGTGCTCCGGCTGTTCCGGCAACAGCTGACCAACCGGGTAGAGGAACCGGACTTGACACTGCTCTCGATCGTGACCGGACTGATAGAGCACTCACTGACAACGAAGGTGCTGGAATCGTCCGGACCGGCACCGGCGCAGCACGGTGGTCCCGGAGGAGGAAATCAGCAGCCGCACATCGAGGTGATCAGCAACTTCCCGGTGATCCGGTATGACGCGGTGGAAGGCCTGTATAAGAAATTTAAGAACGTACTGGCACCGATCGAGAAATTGTTGGTGAAGAATACGATGGATTCGAAGTTTGCGAGTCGAGAGATTATCAAAAAGGTGTCGGACATTATTTGGAACTCGCTGCTGCGGAGTTCGTACAAGGATCGGGCACACCTGCAGAGCTTGTATAGTTATTTGTGTGGAAGCAAGTTGGATTGCTTTGGAGTGGCGTTTGCGGTGGTGGCCGGCTGCCAGATGCTGGGATATCGGGATGTGCATTTGGCCATTTCGGAGGATCATGTTTGGGTGGTGTTTGGCAAAACGGGGGATGAGACAATTGAGGTGACCTGGCATGGAAAGGGAGCGGAGGATAAGCGGGGTCAGTCGGTAGCGGCTGGAGTGGAATCGCAAACATGGTTGTATGTGGCCGGGAATCCGGTGGTATGCAATCGATTCATGGAGGTGGCTGCGATAGTGTCGGCGATTAACCCATCGTTGACGGCAACGAGCGCTTGTCTGGAAGTGGCGGAAATGCAGCAGCAGCTACTGTGGCAGTTGTACGAAATGGGGCACCTGAAGAAATATCCGATGGCGTTGGGGTGTTTGGGGGAACTGGAGGAGGTTTCACCGACCACGGGTAGGAAGAGCTGCGAGGAGCTGTACAATGATTCGGTCCGATCGGCACAGATTTACTACAAGAACCATCACGTTTATCCGTACACATACCAGGGCGGATTCTACTATCGGAGGAACAAGTATCGCGAGGCTTTTGCGTCGTGGGCCGACAGCAGCGATGTCATAAGATT GTACAACTACTCTCGAGACGACGAAGAAATCTATAAAGAATTTCTCGACATTGCAAACGAGCTGATCCCACAAGTGATGAAGCTGGAAAGTTCGGGTCACTCAGCGCGAAGTATCCTGCGAGATTCGCATTGTTTCGCCAACCTGCTCCGATTCTATGATGGTATCTGTATGTGGGAGGAAGGTAGTTTGACACCGATTTTGCACATCGGATGGGCCAAGCCACTGGTGGCAACGATCGCCAAGTTTGACCACGATATCCGATCACAGGTGATCATCAAGTGCAGTGACGAGTCTCCTCGCGATTTCCACACCAACGGCAATCAACACGAAGGCGAGGTGGACAAAACAGTGACCAAGAACGGAGGCCGGCAAGTCGTGAATAACAACAACAATGTCATTATTAAAACAGATGTCAATGTGGAAAACGGAAAACCGGACGAGAAGACCAGTTTGCCCAAATCACTTGAGGCTTTAGTGGGTAAGTGCGGTGAGAAGCTTTTGAATCCGGACTTTCTGCTTCAGGGAGGTGGCCAACCGTTCACGTCGGAGGACAGTGAGACTGCATCGGGCGTTCAGAACAATGGTTCCGTCAGAAATGGTAAGAAGGATAAATCCTGTGAGAAGAAAGAGGCTACCGTTAAGAAGGAGGTTAAGGTAGAACCGAAAAGGGAATCGCTCCAGCTGGTGGATTCGGAGGACGGGGGCCCCAAAAGGCCCCTAATAACGCTGTACAGTCAGAAAATGAAGGGTCTCAAGGATCTTCTACTGGCCGAAAAGCTGAACACTAATGCTATTTCGCTGCAGATCACGGCTCAGAGCCAGGTGCAGGTAGGTGGTAAAAAGTCGCGCTCCCAGTCGGGAGCACAATCGGGCGGACAGCAGGAGAACGAAACTAATACCCGTTCTAAGCGAGCCCGGAGGGAGTAG